The following proteins are encoded in a genomic region of Ornithodoros turicata isolate Travis chromosome 6, ASM3712646v1, whole genome shotgun sequence:
- the LOC135397969 gene encoding uncharacterized protein LOC135397969, translated as MIQEPEVPFLFGKLSWTGDARVKPKVDHVWDYLHKSTHCIRQGHRGWGFKEEGYIRNVLYNTNTNSGPKHVTLVRGVCLPSMQKGAYTVSAWYEDDGTVTGAHCQCVAGLSQTCEHVAALLFHVTDSTQPGASCTDVPCAWNVPSAAKKPVPVTPLQDITFRKYLINKVTRVKTKQRLFDPCAMSHDHDRDDYKRL; from the exons ATGATCCAGGAGCCCGAAGTGCCCTTCTTATTTGGAAAACTTAGCTGGACAGGTGACGCCAGGGTGAAACCAAAAGTAGACCATGTGTGGGATTATTTGCATAAATCTACGCACTGCATTCGTCAAGGGCACCGTGGGTGGGGGTTTAAAGAAGAAGGATATATCCGGAATGTGCTTTACAACACGAACACGAACAGTGGTCCAAAGCACGTAACGCTAGTGCGTGGTGTGTGCCTGCCGTCGATGCAGAAGGGTGCCTACACCGTTTCGGCGTGGTACGAAGATGACGGCACTGTTACTGGAGCACACTGTCAGTGCGTAGCAGG GCTCAGCCAAACTTGTGAACACGTTGCTGCCCTACTCTTCCATGTGACAGACAGCACACAGCCTGGAGCTTCCTGCACAGACGTGCCCTGTGCATGGAATGTGCCATCAGCAG CAAAGAAGCCCGTTCCTGTCACGCCACTGCAAGACATCACATTCAGGAAATACCTCATCAACAAGGTCACGAGGGTGAAGACAAAACAACGGCTTTTTGACCCATGTGCGATGTCTCATGATCATGACAGAGACGACTACAAAAGACTTTAA